The genomic segment NNNNNNNNNNNNNNNNNNNNNNNNNNNNNNNNNNNNNNNNNNNNNNNNNNNNNNNNNNNNNNNNNNNNNNNNNNNNNNNNNNNNNNNNNNNNNNNNNNNNNNNNNNNNNNNNNNNNNNNNNNNNNNNNNNNNNNNNNNNNNNNNNNNNNGTAAAAATGGATCAGAAAACGACATATTAGTGGGAGCACAAGCGAGAAAGCGtgcaattgataaaaaaaaaaaagaagtgatTTTACTTAGTAAAATACCgaggttaaataattttttgaaacaaataaataacattaccCCTAGTCGTGTTGAAGATAATAAACTAGAAACTTCAAATGATATAActattactaataattgttcTACTACTTCTACTTCTATTCAATGTACTGCGTCTTCTTCAGATCAATCAGTTGTTGATATAAATGAGGAATCAGAAAAATCTGAGCTAAATGTCATTCCTAATCCTCTTATTAcgcagaataatacaaataattttaaagatccAGCAGATTGGATAAATAGTAATATGTGTCATAATTATATTGCAAAATTTGGATATGATCAGAACATTGATGCAGATTTTACCTCATCAAAACGAACTTATTCTGATTATGATCGTTATTGTAGTAAATCAATCTTTacgaaaaatcgaaaaaacggAGAAAATGTTTCACGGAAATGGCttgtttattcaatttcaaaatttgtattattttgtgctCCATGCAAATTATTTGGATGCAGTACTCAACTGGGAGATGGTGGATTTAATGATTGGAAAAATGGACATTAAGTTATTTCCAGGCACGAAAATTCTTTggcacataaaaataatatattaagttttattacattacaaagTGATGTAGGTATAATTGACACTCAATTGGCAACACAAGTGACTGATGAAATTAATTACTGGAAAGCTGTTCTTCATCGGTTGTTGAAGTAATTAAATTTCTTGGTGCAAAATGTTTATCATTCAGAGGTGATAATgaacaatttaacaaaattaacaatggGAACTTTTTGGGAACGTTAGAGTTACTTGCTAAATTTGACCCTTTTATTGCTCAACATGTAGACAAATATGGGAATAGAGGGAAAGGAACTCCGTCTTATTTATCATCCACAATCTATGAAGAACTTTTACTTTTGATGAagaatgatataattaaaattatattaaaataattaaaagcagCCAAGTATTATTCTTTAATTGTTGATTCTACATCTGATATAGCAAACGTCGATCAACTTGTTATTGCATTAAGATATGTTTTACCTAGTGGTGTACCTGCagaaagatttttaatattcattccAAACAGTGGTCATAAATCTGAAGAAATGAGCAATGTTGTAATGGATTTTCTTAATTCACACAATATACCAATTGAAAATTGTCGTGGCCAGAGCTACGACAATGCGAGGAATATGTCAGGTCAGTATTCTGGATTGCAGTCaagaattaaaagttttaattcatTTGCAGAGTATGTACCATGTTCTGCACATTCTCTTAACTTGGTGGGAACGTGTGAAGCAGAAAGTTGTAATTCTGCTACTTCATTTTTTATGCTTCTCCAggaactatacaattttttttctagttctACTGCACGTTgggacattttaaaaacatatttgaagaAAAATCTTAGTGTAAAAAATTTATCAGTAACTCGCTGGAGTGCTCGTTTTGATGCTTGCCATGCTTTATTTAATtcttatgcatttataattgaaGCTTTGCATAGTATAGTTGATAATCAGAAAGAAAAAGCTGTATATAAAGTAGAAGCTAATGGGTTGCTTGCAAGATTAAAAACTTTAGAAACTGGTTTAATGATATGCATATGGAATTCAATATTAAACAggtattttaatctataaattaattatttttaaataataaattatgctttcatttaatttattttattagggtcagcttaatagataaataaatcaatataaagtttaatatgattttagttttaatgctacaaataaaaaattacaatcaactGACATTGATCTTCATACAGTATCAGAACTATATAATGGCCTTGAAAATTACTTGGTACAGATCAGAGatgattttgatgtttttgaaaataaggcTGTAGAAATTACTGGTTGTTCGGAGTATGCCAAAGATTCCAAGAGAAAAAAAAGAGAAAGGTAtgtttaacttattaattttaaaatacacataaaatattttgaaaaaagtcatAAACATTAACgacattaaaaactattttttttttaggctatGGCTGATGAATCAAGATCTCAACCTCTCACAGAAATCACAGggaaaatagattttattagaaatgtatattatgtgatcaTTGATACTCTTAAATGTCAACTTAGTTCAAGAAGACAAgcttatgaaaaaatatcaGATATTTATGGGTGTATACCCACTTTGTATAAAACACCGAGTTCTATTGTTATAAGGAACACATGTGAAACTttggcaaaatattttattgatgatgTTGAAAACTCAAGCTTACTTATAGATGAGTGTattcttttttcaaaattaatttccacggataaaaatgtaaaatctgtTCTCTCTATGTATAAACTTATCAAGACCAAAGAATTAGAGTGTATGTTTCCAAATTTAGAAATAGTTATGCGTATGTACCTTAGTACAGCAGTTTCAAACTGCTCAGGCGAAAGAGCTTTTTCTGTACTTAAAAGAGTAAAATCCTACTTGAGGTCAACCATGAAGGAGGAAAGACTGAATGCATTAGAAATATTTAGCATTGAAGCAGAATTGGttgaaaaattagattttaatgaTACTATTAACACATTTGCCCATCAAAAAGCAAGAAaaagaaaagtataaaataatggtttgttattttttgtaatatgattattttatatttttatatatctaaaatatattttgtttaattttaattttatgtttttacttgttttcacataggtattatatacatgtacatattGATGTGGCtaataaacctaaaataaagttttattatttattcaagtatcGAGTAGagaaatgtgtacaatatttttttttaattggggGCACCAAATTTTTTACAGCCTATGGGCACTATAGATCTTAATCCGGGACTGAATgctgtgtgtttatttttattttaaattttagattctgagtgaaacaatgaatgtattgattttacaatgctgtgtgtttatttttattttaaattttagattctgagtcgaacgatgaatgtattgatttttaagtgcttggattttcttcaNNNNNNNNNNNNNNNNNNNNNNNNNNNNNNNNNNNNNNNNNNNNNNNNNNNNNNNNNNNNNNNNNNNNNNNNNNNNNNNNNNNNNNNNNNNNNNNNNNNNNNNNNNNNNNNNNNNNNNNNNNNNNNNNNNNNNNNNNNNNNNNNNNNNNNNNNNNNNNNNNNNNNNNNNNNNNNNNNNNNNNNNNNNNNNNNNNNNNNNNNNNNNNNNNNNNNNNNNNNNNNNNNNNNNNNNNNNNNNNNNNNNNNNNNNNNNNNNNNNNNNNNNNNNNNNNNNNNNNNNNNNNNNNNNNNNNNNNNNNNNNNNNNNNNNNNNNNNNNNNNNNNNNNNNNNNNNNNNNNNNNNNNNNNNNNNNNNNNNNNNNNNNNNNNNNNNNNNNNNNNNNNNNNNNNNNNNNNNNNNNNNNNNNNNNNNNNNNNNNNNNNNNNNNNNNNNNNNNNNNNNNNNNNNNNNNNNNNNNNNNNNNNNNNNNNNNNNNNNNNNNNNNNNNNNNNNNNNNNNNNNNNNNNNNNNNNNNNNNNNNNNNNNNNNNNNNNNNNNNNNNNNNNNNNNNNNNNNNNNNNNNNNNNNNNNNNNNNNNNNNNNNNNNNNNNNNNNNNNNNNNNNNNNNNNNNNNNNNNNNNNNNNNNNNNNNNNNNNNNNNNNNNNNNNNNNNNNNNNNNNNNNNNNNNNNNNNNNNNNNNNNNNNNNNNNNNNNNNNNNNNNNNNNNNNNNNNNNNNNNNNNNNNNNNNNNNNNNNNNNNNNNNNNNNNNNNNNNNNNNNNNNNNNNNNNNNNNNNNNNNNNNNNNNNNACAAATCCTAGAAACGTCACACAGCTATACTTAGGTATAGATGATACACCCGAGAAAGAAAAacctgaaaaacaaaaacaagaaCGACAGGCGAAAAAATCTAGTGTAAATAAAAAGTGACAATCAAAAACATTAAAGTTGgcgaaaaaaaagtttattttaaatgatgaagAAGAAGATGATACAATGTGTTTAGTTTGTTCTGAGTTATTTTCGTCTAGTCGCACAAAGAAAAATGGGTTCAATGCGTTAAATGCAAAAATTGGTCTCACGAAGCATGCACTAATCAAGAAGATCGTTATATTTGTCAACACTGTGACTCAGATGACGACATGCACCAGTTTTCTAGACAATtgaaagatttttaataattttataattttaatgcagTTTAAGTAAGATACTTAAGTCACTAAAAAGGTTtctcgttattttttaaaaatgcattattcgtcatttttacaaaaaatgtattaatttttttatataatttcttaaaatgggtttaatgaaaatattaattttaaagttaatacctatgtttttaattattatcaatcaaaaatatttaatatttgttataatatactaatttttatacaaaataagttTGTTTAGTTT from the Acyrthosiphon pisum isolate AL4f chromosome X, pea_aphid_22Mar2018_4r6ur, whole genome shotgun sequence genome contains:
- the LOC100163499 gene encoding zinc finger MYM-type protein 1-like codes for the protein MGTFWEPKYYSLIVDSTSDIANVDQLVIALRYVLPSGVPAERFLIFIPNSGHKSEEMSNVVMDFLNSHNIPIENCRGQSYDNARNMSGQYSGLQSRIKSFNSFAEYVPCSAHSLNLVGTCEAESCNSATSFFMLLQELYNFFSSSTARWDILKTYLKKNLSVKNLSVTRWSARFDACHALFNSYAFIIEALHSIVDNQKEKAVYKVEANGLLARLKTLETVSELYNGLENYLVQIRDDFDVFENKAVEITGCSEYAKDSKRKKRERYAMADESRSQPLTEITGKIDFIRNVYYVIIDTLKCQLSSRRQAYEKISDIYGCIPTLYKTPSSIVIRNTCETLAKYFIDDVENSSLLIDECILFSKLISTDKNVKSVLSMYKLIKTKELECMFPNLEIVMRMYLSTAVSNCSGERAFSVLKRVKSYLRSTMKEERLNALEIFSIEAELVEKLDFNDTINTFAHQKARKRKSHKEKWVQCVKCKNWSHEACTNQEDRYICQHCDSDDDMHQFSRQLKDF